From the Anolis sagrei isolate rAnoSag1 chromosome 12, rAnoSag1.mat, whole genome shotgun sequence genome, one window contains:
- the LOC132764483 gene encoding scale keratin-like: MANCGPASAVPSCEATPSVAFGSGGSRGFGRSYGYGSTFGFGNGIGSGYSLGGNIADAASLGVLSGVQPSCINQLPASEVVVNPPPFVITVPGPIIVATPDPIQVGGYAPCAVGGVGISGFGNGLGSGFGSGLGSGYHSGHLGGFLGNHSGLQGRRGNICGPCA; the protein is encoded by the coding sequence ATGGCCAACTGTGGACCTGCCTCTGCTGTCCCATCTTGTGAAGCCACTCCATCCGTTGCCTTTGGATCCGGAGGCTCCCGAGGATTTGGAAGAAGCTATGGTTATGGCTCTACCTTTGGCTTCGGCAACGGAATCGGCTCTGGTTATAGCCTTGGGGGCAACATTGCAGATGCAgccagtttgggagtcctctccGGAGTGCAGCCATCTTGCATCAACCAGCTCCCCGCATCAGAAGTTGTGGTCAACCCACCCCCATTTGTGATCACCGTCCCAGGCCCCATCATCGTTGCCACCCCTGACCCTATTCAAGTTGGAGGATATGCCCCCTGTGCTGTTGGTGGCGTCGGCATCAGTGGGTTTGGTAATGGATTAGGTAGTGGATTTGGCAGTGGATTAGGTAGTGGATACCACAGTGGGCATTTGGGTGGGTTTCTTGGGAACCATTCCGGATTGCAGGGAAGAAGAGGCAACATCTGTGGCCCCTGCGCGTAA